One Nocardioides aromaticivorans genomic window carries:
- the ffh gene encoding signal recognition particle protein, with translation MFATLSDRLSATFKNLRGKGRLSEADIDATAREIRIALLEADVALPVVKDFVAAVKERARGEEVSQALNPAQQVVKIVNEELIEILGGETRRLRYAKTGPTVIMLAGLQGAGKTTLAAKLALWLKDQGKAPLLVACDLQRPNAVQQLQVNGEKVGVPVFAPEPGNGTGDPVSVAKASIEEAKRKLHDVVIVDTAGRLGVDAEMMAQAAGIRDAVQPDEVLFVVDAMIGQDALTTAQAFLDGVGYDGVVLTKLDGDARGGAALSIRQVTGRPVMFASTGEKLTDFDVFHPDRMASRILDMGDVLTLIEQAEKAFDQEEALRAAEKLTGGDFTLDDFLAQMQQLKKLGSMTSILKMLPGMGQIRDQIENFDEREIDRVEAIIRSMTPAERANPKIIDGSRRSRIAKGSGRTVSDVNGLVDRFFEARKMMMQMARGGGMPGMPGMPGLGGPGGGKRVSAKQKAKQGKGKGARKSGNPAKAAQEAAAAKAKAAEAKPNPFGIGQDIDYEAAAENLQLPKDFSKFLK, from the coding sequence TTGTTCGCCACACTGTCCGACCGCCTGTCCGCGACCTTCAAGAACCTCCGCGGCAAGGGCCGGCTCTCCGAGGCCGACATCGACGCGACCGCGCGCGAGATCCGGATCGCCCTGCTCGAGGCCGACGTCGCGCTGCCCGTTGTCAAGGACTTCGTGGCCGCGGTCAAGGAGCGCGCCCGCGGCGAGGAGGTCAGCCAGGCGCTGAACCCCGCCCAGCAGGTCGTCAAGATCGTCAACGAGGAGCTCATCGAGATCCTCGGCGGCGAGACCCGCCGGCTGCGCTACGCCAAGACCGGCCCGACGGTCATCATGCTCGCCGGCCTCCAGGGTGCCGGCAAGACCACGCTCGCGGCCAAGCTCGCGCTGTGGCTCAAGGACCAGGGCAAGGCGCCCCTGCTGGTGGCCTGTGACCTGCAGCGTCCCAACGCGGTCCAGCAGCTCCAGGTCAACGGCGAGAAGGTCGGCGTCCCCGTCTTCGCCCCGGAGCCGGGCAACGGCACGGGCGACCCGGTGTCGGTCGCCAAGGCGTCGATCGAGGAGGCCAAGCGCAAGCTCCACGACGTCGTCATCGTCGACACCGCCGGCCGCCTCGGCGTCGACGCCGAGATGATGGCGCAGGCCGCGGGCATCCGCGACGCCGTGCAGCCCGACGAGGTCCTCTTCGTCGTTGACGCCATGATCGGCCAGGACGCCCTCACCACGGCGCAGGCCTTCCTCGACGGCGTCGGGTACGACGGCGTGGTGCTCACCAAGCTCGACGGTGACGCCCGCGGTGGTGCCGCCCTGTCGATCCGCCAGGTCACCGGTCGACCGGTCATGTTCGCCTCCACCGGCGAGAAGCTCACCGACTTCGACGTCTTCCACCCCGACCGGATGGCCTCGCGCATCCTCGACATGGGCGACGTGCTCACCCTGATCGAGCAGGCCGAGAAGGCGTTCGACCAGGAGGAGGCGCTCCGCGCGGCGGAGAAGCTGACCGGCGGCGACTTCACGCTCGACGACTTCCTGGCCCAGATGCAGCAGCTGAAGAAGCTGGGCTCGATGACCAGCATCCTCAAGATGCTCCCGGGCATGGGCCAGATCCGCGACCAGATCGAGAACTTCGACGAGCGCGAGATCGACCGGGTCGAGGCGATCATCCGCTCGATGACCCCGGCCGAGCGCGCCAACCCGAAGATCATCGACGGCTCGCGCCGCTCCCGCATCGCCAAGGGCTCCGGCCGCACGGTGTCCGACGTCAACGGCCTCGTCGACCGCTTCTTCGAGGCGCGGAAGATGATGATGCAGATGGCCCGCGGCGGCGGGATGCCCGGAATGCCGGGCATGCCCGGCCTGGGCGGTCCCGGTGGCGGCAAGCGGGTCAGCGCCAAGCAGAAGGCCAAGCAGGGCAAGGGCAAGGGCGCGCGCAAGTCGGGCAACCCGGCCAAGGCCGCGCAGGAGGCCGCCGCCGCGAAGGCGAAGGCCGCCGAGGCGAAGCCGAACCCGTTCGGCATCGGCCAGGACATCGACTACGAGGCCGCGGCGGAGAACCTGCAGCTGCCGAAGGACTTCTCGAAGTTCCTGAAGTGA
- a CDS encoding carbon starvation CstA family protein — protein MPTTTPVRRQDGRRRRLTPAGIAIWGGIALVGAVCWTVLALSRGEEVSALWILFAALASYAIAYRFYARFIADRVLEVDDTRATPAERLENGQDFDVTDRRVLFGHHFAAIAGAGPLVGPVLAAQMGYLPGTIWIIVGVILAGAVQDMMVLFFSMRRDGKSLGQMVREEIGVVGGTAALVAVFAIMIIILAVLALVVVNALAESPWGVFSIGLTIPIALFMGFYLRYLRPGRVSETTAIGVALLLLAIIVGGWIDDTGLGDTLTLSHETLTICLIVYGFIASVLPVWMLLTPRDYLSTFMKVGVILLLAVGLVLARPVLANEDVTSFALDGDGPVFAGKLFPFVFITIACGALSGFHALISSGTTPKMIAKESQVRMIGYGGMLMESFVAISALIAACVIDQGLYFAMNSPAGATGGTAASAAEFVGTLGFTVSPDVLTQAAAAVQEPTLVSRTGGAPTLAVGISSIFTDAFGGGLAAFWYHFAIMFEALFILTAVDAGTRVGRFMLQDTIGNFWPRFGDTSWKPAAWGASALVVAAWGYMLYVGVTDPLGGINQLFPLFGISNQLLAAIALCVCVTLMLKHGKARWVWVPLVPLAWDLVTTMTASWQKVFSDNPAIGYFAQADRYRDARDAGQVLAPAKDVGQMDQVIQNSTTNGVLQLTFAILTLVVVANAAVVWVRALRAGGLPTTEVPATPSRIVAPSDFFATADEKAAVREWEESRLTGSRQ, from the coding sequence ATGCCCACCACGACACCTGTACGACGCCAGGACGGCCGGCGGCGCCGGCTCACACCCGCCGGCATCGCGATCTGGGGCGGCATCGCCCTCGTCGGCGCGGTCTGCTGGACGGTGCTCGCCCTCTCCCGCGGGGAGGAGGTGTCGGCCCTGTGGATCCTGTTCGCGGCGCTGGCGTCGTACGCGATCGCCTACCGGTTCTACGCCCGCTTCATCGCGGACCGGGTGCTCGAGGTCGACGACACCCGCGCGACCCCGGCGGAGCGGCTGGAGAACGGTCAGGACTTCGACGTCACGGACCGCCGGGTGCTCTTCGGGCACCACTTCGCCGCGATCGCCGGCGCCGGACCGCTCGTCGGCCCCGTGCTGGCGGCGCAGATGGGCTACCTGCCCGGGACGATCTGGATCATCGTCGGCGTCATCCTCGCCGGCGCCGTCCAGGACATGATGGTGCTCTTCTTCTCGATGCGCCGCGACGGCAAGAGCCTGGGCCAGATGGTGCGCGAGGAGATCGGCGTGGTCGGCGGCACGGCCGCGCTCGTCGCGGTCTTCGCGATCATGATCATCATCCTCGCCGTGCTCGCGCTGGTCGTGGTCAACGCGCTCGCGGAGTCGCCGTGGGGCGTCTTCTCGATCGGGCTGACGATCCCGATCGCCCTGTTCATGGGCTTCTACCTGCGCTACCTGCGCCCGGGCCGGGTCAGCGAGACGACCGCGATCGGCGTCGCCCTGCTCCTGCTGGCGATCATCGTCGGCGGCTGGATCGACGACACCGGCCTGGGTGACACGCTCACCCTGTCGCACGAGACGTTGACGATCTGCCTCATCGTCTACGGCTTCATCGCCTCGGTGCTGCCGGTGTGGATGCTGCTGACGCCGCGCGACTACCTGTCGACGTTCATGAAGGTCGGCGTGATCCTGCTCCTGGCCGTCGGGCTGGTGCTGGCGCGTCCGGTCCTCGCCAACGAGGACGTGACGTCCTTCGCGCTCGACGGCGACGGCCCGGTCTTCGCGGGCAAGCTCTTCCCGTTCGTCTTCATCACGATCGCCTGCGGCGCCCTTTCGGGCTTCCACGCGCTGATCTCCTCCGGCACGACGCCGAAGATGATCGCCAAGGAGAGCCAGGTCCGGATGATCGGCTACGGCGGGATGCTGATGGAGTCCTTCGTCGCGATCAGCGCCCTCATCGCCGCGTGCGTCATCGACCAGGGCCTCTACTTCGCGATGAACAGCCCCGCGGGCGCGACCGGCGGCACGGCCGCGAGCGCGGCGGAGTTCGTCGGCACGCTGGGCTTCACCGTCTCCCCCGACGTCCTCACCCAGGCCGCCGCAGCCGTGCAGGAGCCGACGCTCGTCTCCCGCACGGGCGGCGCGCCGACCCTCGCCGTCGGCATCTCGTCGATCTTCACCGACGCGTTCGGCGGCGGGCTGGCGGCGTTCTGGTACCACTTCGCGATCATGTTCGAGGCGCTCTTCATCCTCACGGCCGTCGACGCGGGCACCCGCGTGGGCCGCTTCATGCTGCAGGACACGATCGGCAACTTCTGGCCGCGCTTCGGCGACACGTCGTGGAAGCCGGCGGCGTGGGGCGCGAGCGCACTGGTCGTCGCGGCCTGGGGCTACATGCTCTACGTCGGCGTGACCGACCCGCTGGGCGGCATCAACCAGCTGTTCCCGCTGTTCGGCATCAGCAACCAGCTGCTCGCGGCGATCGCGCTGTGCGTGTGCGTGACGCTGATGCTCAAGCACGGCAAGGCACGGTGGGTGTGGGTGCCGCTGGTCCCGCTCGCGTGGGACCTGGTCACGACGATGACCGCGAGCTGGCAGAAGGTGTTCTCGGACAACCCTGCGATCGGCTACTTCGCGCAGGCGGACCGCTACCGCGACGCCCGCGACGCGGGCCAGGTGCTCGCACCGGCGAAGGACGTGGGCCAGATGGACCAGGTCATCCAGAACTCCACCACCAACGGCGTCCTCCAGCTCACCTTCGCCATCCTGACCCTGGTCGTGGTCGCCAACGCGGCCGTCGTCTGGGTGCGGGCCCTCCGGGCCGGTGGCCTGCCCACGACGGAGGTGCCGGCCACGCCGTCGCGGATCGTCGCGCCCTCGGACTTCTTCGCCACGGCCGACGAGAAGGCGGCCGTGCGGGAGTGGGAGGAGTCGCGGCTGACGGGGAGCCGGCAGTGA
- a CDS encoding histidine phosphatase family protein → MKRRTRLSALAATIAVLATTPAVVGLQADADPKPKQVSPGYDLLFVRHAKSVYPVPEEELNAVGIQQAARLVEFLHDEPIASVDSSIMVRTYQTADGVAADHDVPVLADEDLREVELPSKDERIAGGIMYQWVNDPSTRGNAFGGAEDYYDVQERWERWWTQYAREHRNDRGTGVVVAHGGIYGLMLPETCANKPQLPFSERFPGNTEFIKAHLNPNGTLVCTAFGVSPDPAAMPNADGSPHYYYEVDPVTGASTKVVSPTP, encoded by the coding sequence ATGAAGCGCCGTACCCGACTCTCCGCCCTCGCTGCGACGATCGCCGTCCTGGCCACGACGCCCGCCGTCGTGGGCCTCCAGGCCGACGCCGACCCGAAGCCCAAGCAGGTCTCCCCCGGCTACGACCTGCTCTTCGTCCGCCACGCCAAGTCCGTCTACCCGGTGCCGGAGGAGGAGCTCAACGCCGTGGGCATCCAGCAGGCCGCCAGGCTGGTCGAGTTCCTGCACGACGAGCCGATCGCCTCGGTCGACTCCTCGATCATGGTCCGGACCTACCAGACCGCCGACGGTGTCGCCGCCGACCACGACGTCCCCGTCCTCGCCGACGAGGACCTCCGCGAGGTCGAGCTCCCCTCCAAGGACGAGCGCATCGCCGGCGGCATCATGTACCAGTGGGTCAACGACCCGTCGACGCGCGGCAACGCGTTCGGCGGGGCCGAGGACTACTACGACGTCCAGGAGCGCTGGGAGCGCTGGTGGACGCAGTACGCCCGCGAGCACCGCAACGACCGCGGCACCGGTGTCGTCGTCGCCCACGGCGGCATCTACGGGCTGATGCTGCCGGAGACCTGCGCCAACAAGCCGCAGCTGCCGTTCTCGGAGCGCTTCCCGGGCAACACCGAGTTCATCAAGGCCCACCTCAACCCCAACGGCACCCTGGTCTGCACCGCGTTCGGCGTCAGCCCCGACCCTGCCGCCATGCCCAACGCGGACGGCTCGCCGCACTACTACTACGAGGTGGACCCGGTCACCGGTGCCTCGACGAAGGTGGTCTCCCCGACCCCCTGA
- a CDS encoding NYN domain-containing protein → MTSTLIVDGANVVGARPDGWWKDRAGAAQRLHEQLLVADVPYDVVVLVLEGQAKGGVRAGRDAHVRTVHAPKDGDATILAEAAKAVEKGHRTVVVTADRALDARVHGVGATTLSPTWLLSHL, encoded by the coding sequence ATGACCTCCACGCTCATCGTGGACGGCGCCAATGTCGTCGGTGCCCGCCCCGACGGCTGGTGGAAGGACCGCGCCGGTGCCGCGCAGCGGCTCCACGAGCAGCTCCTCGTCGCCGACGTCCCGTACGACGTCGTGGTGCTCGTGCTCGAGGGGCAGGCCAAGGGCGGGGTCCGCGCCGGTCGGGACGCCCACGTGCGCACCGTGCACGCGCCGAAGGACGGCGACGCGACGATCCTGGCCGAGGCGGCGAAGGCCGTCGAGAAGGGCCACCGGACGGTCGTGGTCACGGCCGACCGGGCCCTCGACGCGCGGGTGCACGGCGTCGGGGCGACCACGCTCAGCCCGACCTGGCTGCTGTCCCACCTCTGA
- a CDS encoding YbdD/YjiX family protein, with the protein MSVVRHWWAGLRWFVRESTGEARWDEYVARCAASGTVPMTRRAWERHRADQREHSPQSRCC; encoded by the coding sequence GTGAGCGTCGTACGCCACTGGTGGGCGGGCCTGCGCTGGTTCGTCCGGGAGTCGACGGGCGAGGCCCGCTGGGACGAGTACGTCGCCCGGTGCGCCGCGTCCGGCACCGTGCCGATGACGCGGCGGGCCTGGGAGCGGCACCGCGCCGACCAGCGGGAGCACAGCCCGCAGTCGCGCTGCTGCTGA
- a CDS encoding amidohydrolase family protein, whose amino-acid sequence MSALRFSGPVLPDGEVRELFVVDGHVTYERPAGAETAAEGWIVPGLVDAHNHLGLEDGGAVSDEEIERTAIADRDNGVLLTRDCGSPADTRWVHEREDLPRLIRCGRHVARTRRYIRNYGQEVEPDGLVDAVAEQAQAGDGWVKLVGDWISREEGDLAPSFPADAVAAAIEVAHAHGAKVTAHCFGEESLAPLLDAGIDCIEHGTGLTEAHLDRMVAGGVALVPTVLQTSKFPGFAADGREKFPAYSATMERLYARRREVLMNAHDAGVALYVGSDGGGSSRHGVLHEEILAMVELGLSAETVLGAASWRGRAWLGWNPGLDEGDAADFVVYPRNPLEDLSVLAEPARVVLRGKVVA is encoded by the coding sequence GTGAGTGCGCTGCGGTTCTCCGGTCCGGTCCTGCCCGACGGCGAGGTGCGCGAGCTCTTCGTCGTCGACGGCCACGTCACCTATGAGCGGCCGGCGGGTGCCGAGACGGCCGCGGAGGGCTGGATCGTGCCCGGCCTGGTCGACGCCCACAATCACCTCGGCCTCGAGGACGGGGGAGCGGTCTCCGACGAGGAGATCGAGCGGACCGCGATCGCCGACCGCGACAACGGGGTGCTGCTGACCCGCGACTGCGGTTCGCCCGCCGACACCCGCTGGGTCCACGAGCGGGAGGACCTGCCGCGGCTGATCCGCTGCGGACGCCACGTGGCGCGCACCCGCCGCTACATCCGCAACTACGGCCAGGAGGTCGAGCCCGACGGCCTGGTCGACGCGGTCGCCGAGCAGGCGCAGGCGGGCGACGGCTGGGTGAAGCTCGTCGGTGACTGGATCTCACGCGAGGAGGGCGACCTCGCGCCGTCCTTCCCCGCCGACGCGGTCGCGGCGGCGATCGAGGTCGCCCACGCGCACGGCGCCAAGGTGACGGCCCACTGCTTCGGCGAGGAGTCGCTCGCGCCGCTGCTGGACGCCGGCATCGACTGCATCGAGCACGGCACCGGCCTCACCGAGGCCCACCTCGACCGGATGGTCGCCGGTGGCGTCGCGCTGGTGCCGACGGTGCTGCAGACCTCGAAGTTCCCGGGCTTCGCGGCGGACGGCCGGGAGAAGTTCCCGGCGTACTCCGCGACCATGGAGCGGCTGTACGCCCGCCGCCGCGAGGTGCTGATGAACGCCCACGACGCGGGTGTCGCGCTCTACGTCGGCAGCGACGGCGGCGGCTCCTCACGGCACGGCGTCCTCCACGAGGAGATCCTCGCGATGGTGGAGCTGGGCCTGTCCGCCGAGACCGTCCTCGGCGCCGCCTCCTGGCGGGGGCGCGCGTGGCTCGGCTGGAACCCCGGCCTGGACGAGGGCGACGCCGCCGACTTCGTCGTCTACCCGCGCAACCCGCTGGAGGACCTCTCGGTGCT